In Arthrobacter sp. B3I9, the following are encoded in one genomic region:
- a CDS encoding aminoglycoside phosphotransferase family protein: protein MSTPAEFPIPPGLSRRYSATASGRDWLASLPRLIRRCLDQWDLALDLAPGCLPWHGHGAMVLPVLQLAAEGGTPVSSVLKIAYPHDEALAERQALTLWAGDGAVRLLGADADGGALLLERLDAGRSLREVPVDTAVPIWGDLVRRLGLLPDGRPEWQEFGQIAARAEQWSDELPDTWERLGRPFPRWLLEAALEVCQTRGTVGRRAGKDVLVHTDLHFRNVLARPEQAGSAAGPGAVSYAAINPQPLVGEAEFAVAPLLWHRIPELPRADPERGLLKRCRVISAAAGLDPEAARQWSLAREVDNALAYASAPRREGDVLRSLWVASTLAGRTLPGLPAAHDLPVPGTAAF from the coding sequence ATGAGCACGCCTGCAGAGTTCCCGATTCCGCCCGGCCTGAGCCGGCGTTACAGCGCCACCGCGTCCGGCCGCGACTGGCTGGCGTCGCTCCCCCGGTTGATCCGCCGCTGCCTGGACCAGTGGGACCTGGCCCTGGACCTGGCGCCGGGATGCCTGCCCTGGCACGGCCACGGGGCCATGGTGTTGCCCGTCCTGCAACTGGCAGCCGAGGGCGGGACTCCTGTTTCCTCCGTGCTGAAAATCGCCTATCCGCACGACGAAGCACTCGCGGAACGGCAGGCGCTCACGCTGTGGGCGGGCGACGGCGCCGTCCGGCTGCTGGGCGCCGACGCCGATGGCGGCGCCCTGCTGCTGGAGCGCCTGGACGCGGGCCGCTCCCTGCGGGAGGTGCCCGTGGACACGGCAGTCCCCATCTGGGGAGACCTGGTCCGTCGGCTCGGCCTGCTGCCCGACGGCAGGCCGGAGTGGCAGGAGTTCGGCCAAATTGCCGCCCGTGCCGAACAGTGGAGCGACGAGCTGCCGGATACGTGGGAACGCCTGGGCCGTCCCTTCCCGCGCTGGCTGCTGGAAGCCGCACTGGAAGTCTGCCAGACGCGCGGGACCGTCGGCCGGCGCGCGGGCAAGGATGTGCTGGTCCATACCGACCTGCACTTCCGGAACGTCCTGGCCCGACCGGAACAGGCTGGCAGCGCGGCCGGCCCGGGCGCGGTCAGCTACGCCGCCATCAATCCGCAGCCCTTGGTCGGCGAAGCGGAATTCGCGGTGGCTCCCCTGCTATGGCACCGGATTCCCGAGCTGCCGCGTGCGGACCCGGAACGGGGACTGCTAAAGCGGTGCAGGGTCATAAGTGCCGCCGCCGGTCTTGACCCCGAAGCCGCCCGCCAGTGGAGCCTCGCCCGGGAAGTGGACAACGCCCTGGCGTATGCCTCGGCACCCCGGCGCGAGGGGGATGTGCTGCGCTCGCTTTGGGTGGCGAGCACGCTGGCCGGACGCACCCTGCCGGGGCTGCCCGCCGCGCACGACCTGCCGGTTCCGGGGACGGCTGCATTCTAG
- the infB gene encoding translation initiation factor IF-2, with product MAKVRVHELAKELGITSKDAVTKLQELGEFVRSASSTIEAPVVRKLRNAFPGAPAAAKSDAPAAAPKAPASPAVTAPAPAAPSAPAQAAAPKAETPAPAAPAPAAAAPGPFAAPAPSAAPAPAAPAAQAPAAPSAAPSSGIKPGARPAPKAEAPAAPAAPAAPARQGGSAPRPGGPRPGNNPFAPSQGMPRGRGGDNERPPRPGNNPFAPSQGMPRPGGSRTEGERPGGPRPAAGAGGPRPGAPRTGGAPGARPGAPRPAGAPGARPGAGGNRPTPGMMPNRTERPAPAGAGRPGGGARGPGRPGGAPGTGAPGTGGGGAPAGGGFGKGGRGRGGTQGAFGKGGAGRGKQRKSKRAKRQELEQMSAPSLGGVSVPRGDGNTVVRLRRGSSITDFADKIEANPAALVTVLFHLGEMATATQSLDEETFALLGEELGYKLQVVSPEDEERELLSGFDIDFEAELEAEGDEDLEARPPVVTVMGHVDHGKTRLLDAIRKSDVMAGEHGGITQHIGAYQVTHEHEGEDRKITFIDTPGHEAFTAMRARGAKVTDIAILVVAADDGVMPQTVEALNHAQAANVPIVVAVNKIDKEGANPEKVRGQLTEYGLVPEEYGGDTMFVEVSARQNLNIDELLGAVLLTADAALDMRANPNKDARGIAIEANLDKGRGSVATVLVQSGTLHVGDTIVAGTAHGRVRAMFDDDGSALTEAGPSRPVQVLGLSNVPRAGDTFFVTADERTARQIAEKREAADRNAALAKRRKRISLEDFDQAVAEGKIDTLNLILKGDVSGAVEALEDALLKIDVGEGVQLRVIHRGVGAITQNDVNLATVDSAVIIGFNVKPAERVAELADREGVDMRFYSVIYAAIDDIEAALKGMLKPEYEEVQLGTAEVREVFRSSKFGNIAGSIVRSGVIRRNAKARVSRDGKIIGDNLTVETLKRFKDDATEVRTDFECGIGLGSYNDINEGDIIETFEMREKPRV from the coding sequence GTGGCCAAGGTCCGCGTACATGAGCTTGCTAAAGAGCTCGGTATAACTTCCAAAGATGCAGTAACCAAACTGCAGGAACTGGGCGAATTCGTTCGCTCCGCCTCTTCCACCATTGAGGCCCCCGTTGTGCGGAAACTCCGCAACGCTTTCCCCGGCGCCCCGGCGGCTGCCAAGTCCGATGCCCCCGCGGCTGCCCCCAAGGCACCCGCCAGCCCGGCAGTAACCGCTCCCGCACCGGCTGCGCCCAGCGCCCCGGCGCAGGCAGCAGCACCCAAGGCCGAAACTCCGGCTCCGGCAGCTCCGGCTCCGGCAGCAGCAGCTCCGGGTCCGTTCGCTGCGCCGGCACCGTCCGCCGCACCCGCTCCGGCAGCACCCGCTGCCCAGGCTCCGGCCGCTCCTTCGGCGGCACCGTCCTCGGGCATCAAGCCCGGCGCACGGCCCGCTCCGAAGGCTGAAGCACCCGCCGCGCCGGCTGCTCCTGCTGCTCCGGCACGCCAGGGCGGATCGGCACCCCGGCCGGGCGGTCCCCGTCCGGGCAACAACCCCTTCGCTCCGTCCCAGGGTATGCCCCGGGGACGCGGCGGCGACAACGAACGTCCTCCGCGTCCGGGTAACAACCCGTTCGCTCCGTCCCAGGGCATGCCCCGGCCGGGCGGAAGCCGTACCGAGGGCGAACGTCCCGGCGGTCCCCGTCCCGCAGCAGGCGCAGGCGGTCCCCGTCCGGGTGCCCCCCGCACCGGCGGCGCTCCGGGTGCCCGCCCGGGCGCACCGCGTCCGGCCGGCGCCCCCGGCGCACGTCCCGGAGCCGGCGGAAACCGTCCGACTCCCGGCATGATGCCGAACCGCACCGAACGTCCCGCACCCGCTGGTGCAGGCCGTCCCGGTGGCGGCGCCCGGGGTCCCGGCCGTCCGGGTGGCGCTCCGGGAACCGGTGCTCCCGGCACCGGTGGCGGCGGCGCTCCTGCAGGCGGTGGCTTTGGTAAGGGCGGCCGCGGCCGCGGTGGCACCCAGGGTGCTTTCGGTAAGGGCGGCGCAGGCCGTGGCAAGCAGCGCAAGTCGAAGCGTGCCAAGCGTCAGGAACTCGAGCAGATGAGTGCTCCGTCGCTGGGTGGCGTAAGCGTGCCCCGCGGCGACGGCAACACCGTAGTCCGGCTCCGCCGCGGCTCGTCCATCACGGACTTTGCCGACAAGATCGAGGCGAACCCCGCCGCACTGGTGACGGTGCTCTTCCACCTCGGCGAAATGGCCACGGCCACGCAGTCGCTGGATGAAGAGACCTTCGCGCTGCTCGGCGAGGAGCTTGGCTACAAGCTCCAGGTTGTGTCCCCGGAGGATGAGGAGCGCGAGCTGCTCTCCGGTTTCGACATCGACTTTGAAGCCGAGCTTGAGGCCGAAGGCGATGAAGACCTCGAGGCACGTCCTCCGGTTGTCACCGTCATGGGTCACGTCGACCACGGTAAGACCCGGCTGCTCGATGCCATCCGCAAGTCCGACGTTATGGCGGGCGAGCACGGCGGCATCACGCAGCACATCGGTGCCTACCAGGTCACCCACGAGCACGAAGGCGAAGACCGCAAGATCACCTTCATCGATACCCCGGGCCACGAGGCGTTCACCGCCATGCGTGCCCGTGGTGCGAAGGTCACCGACATCGCCATCCTGGTGGTCGCAGCGGACGACGGCGTTATGCCGCAGACCGTTGAAGCCCTCAACCACGCGCAGGCCGCCAATGTGCCGATCGTTGTGGCTGTGAACAAGATCGACAAGGAAGGCGCCAACCCGGAAAAGGTCCGCGGCCAGCTGACCGAGTACGGCCTGGTTCCGGAAGAGTACGGTGGCGACACCATGTTCGTTGAGGTCTCTGCCCGCCAGAACCTCAACATTGACGAGCTGCTCGGCGCGGTCCTGCTTACCGCAGACGCCGCCCTGGACATGCGCGCCAACCCGAACAAGGACGCCCGCGGTATCGCGATTGAAGCCAACCTGGACAAGGGCCGCGGTTCCGTTGCCACCGTCCTGGTTCAGTCCGGCACCCTGCACGTCGGTGACACGATCGTGGCCGGCACAGCCCATGGCCGTGTCCGTGCGATGTTCGACGACGACGGCAGCGCCCTGACCGAGGCCGGCCCGTCCCGCCCCGTGCAGGTGCTGGGTCTGTCCAACGTCCCGCGCGCCGGTGACACCTTCTTCGTGACCGCTGACGAGCGCACCGCCCGCCAGATCGCCGAGAAGCGTGAAGCTGCGGACCGCAACGCCGCCCTGGCCAAGCGCCGCAAGCGCATCAGCCTGGAAGACTTCGACCAGGCCGTCGCCGAAGGCAAGATCGACACCCTCAACCTCATCCTCAAGGGTGACGTGTCCGGTGCCGTGGAAGCCCTCGAGGACGCGCTGCTCAAGATCGACGTCGGCGAGGGTGTCCAGCTCCGCGTCATCCACCGCGGTGTCGGTGCGATCACGCAGAACGACGTCAACCTGGCCACGGTGGACAGCGCCGTTATCATCGGCTTCAACGTCAAGCCGGCCGAGCGTGTTGCCGAACTGGCAGACCGCGAAGGCGTGGACATGCGCTTCTACTCCGTCATCTACGCAGCAATCGATGACATCGAGGCAGCCCTCAAGGGCATGCTCAAGCCGGAGTACGAAGAGGTCCAGCTTGGTACCGCCGAGGTCCGCGAAGTGTTCCGTTCCTCCAAGTTCGGCAACATTGCAGGCTCGATCGTGCGCTCGGGTGTTATCCGACGCAACGCCAAGGCCCGCGTCAGCCGCGACGGCAAGATCATCGGCGACAACCTCACCGTTGAGACGCTCAAGCGCTTCAAGGACGACGCCACCGAGGTCCGCACGGACTTCGAGTGCGGTATCGGCCTTGGCTCGTACAACGACATCAACGAAGGTGACATCATCGAGACCTTCGAGATGCGCGAGAAGCCGCGCGTCTAA
- a CDS encoding DUF4439 domain-containing protein, which produces MKEDTGEKQGRGLTARLLPRIALLACIALVALGIGVALTPGTPEPAAEPPFSERARAAALSETLRLRAAVEQLGSTAPGAGRAPLTQTVTLLTTQARALLSPGGDDPAALFPQEPQTPSAAAPTPASAAGVATELAASAAQRLADAAVADGGMARLLAAVGTAQLLQASALAAGTGTDLPAQADPAAPQVTGTCPAAVASAPPAVETHGSGATAARALEAAVRTEQQNVYGYQLALTRLRGEPAKSAASQLARHEALLTGARSLSLGRCLTPPPPEAGYSLSPSFLAAPAAGLTGLEAGSLPVYGDLVALSDGDARRWAISALLETARGAVVWGAEPGSLPGLPADPESFPPLPAPTPSPARSQGG; this is translated from the coding sequence GTGAAAGAGGACACCGGGGAAAAGCAAGGGCGGGGGCTCACGGCCCGCTTACTGCCCCGCATTGCCCTCCTGGCCTGTATCGCCCTGGTGGCGCTCGGCATCGGTGTGGCGTTGACGCCCGGCACCCCGGAACCCGCCGCAGAACCGCCGTTTTCCGAGCGGGCCCGGGCTGCGGCCCTGAGCGAAACCCTGCGGCTCCGCGCGGCCGTCGAGCAGCTGGGCAGCACCGCGCCGGGCGCCGGACGGGCCCCGCTCACACAGACTGTGACATTGCTGACAACGCAGGCCAGGGCGCTGCTCTCCCCCGGCGGGGACGACCCCGCGGCGTTGTTTCCGCAGGAGCCGCAGACACCATCGGCTGCCGCTCCTACCCCCGCATCGGCGGCCGGGGTAGCTACCGAACTCGCGGCCAGCGCCGCGCAGCGGCTTGCGGATGCTGCGGTGGCCGACGGCGGCATGGCCCGGCTGCTCGCCGCCGTCGGAACCGCCCAGCTGCTGCAGGCATCAGCCCTCGCGGCGGGCACCGGCACGGACCTTCCCGCTCAGGCGGACCCCGCCGCCCCGCAGGTAACCGGCACGTGTCCGGCGGCCGTTGCGTCCGCCCCGCCGGCCGTTGAAACGCACGGCAGCGGCGCGACGGCTGCCCGCGCGCTCGAGGCCGCCGTACGGACCGAGCAGCAAAACGTCTATGGCTACCAGCTGGCGCTCACCCGGTTGCGCGGCGAACCGGCAAAGTCCGCCGCCAGCCAGCTGGCCCGCCATGAGGCACTCCTCACGGGAGCCCGGTCATTGAGCCTCGGCCGCTGCCTCACCCCTCCCCCGCCGGAGGCCGGCTATTCCCTGTCCCCGTCCTTCCTGGCTGCCCCCGCCGCCGGACTGACCGGACTGGAAGCCGGGTCACTGCCGGTCTATGGCGACCTGGTGGCGCTGAGTGATGGCGACGCCCGGCGCTGGGCCATCTCCGCCCTGCTGGAAACCGCGCGCGGGGCCGTCGTGTGGGGCGCCGAGCCGGGGTCCTTGCCCGGACTGCCAGCGGACCCGGAATCCTTCCCGCCACTGCCCGCGCCCACGCCCTCCCCTGCCCGCTCCCAGGGCGGGTGA
- the nusA gene encoding transcription termination factor NusA has product MDIDMSALRLLEREREIPLDLLIPTIEQALLVAYHKTPGAFEKARAELDRKSGHVTIWATEIDDDGAPIGEFEDTPAGFGRIAASTARQIILQRLRDAEDDNVLGQFKGREGELVAGTIQQGNNPHMIQVNLGTVEALLPPPEQVPGEKYIHGNRLRAFVIDVHRGTKGPSITLSRSHPGLVRKLFEMEVPEIADRSVEIVALAREAGHRTKIAVKANASGINAKGACIGEMGSRVRAVMTELNDEKIDIVDYSDDPATFIASALSPSRVNSVTITDEATRSARVVVPDYQLSLAIGKEGQNARLAAKLTGWRIDIVSDAAVARDS; this is encoded by the coding sequence ATGGATATTGACATGAGCGCACTGAGACTCCTGGAGCGTGAGCGCGAAATCCCGCTGGATCTCCTGATTCCGACCATCGAGCAGGCCCTCCTGGTGGCCTACCACAAGACTCCCGGAGCCTTCGAGAAGGCCCGCGCGGAGCTGGACCGCAAGAGCGGGCACGTGACCATCTGGGCTACCGAGATCGACGACGACGGCGCGCCGATCGGCGAGTTTGAAGACACCCCCGCCGGCTTTGGCCGCATCGCCGCCAGCACGGCCCGCCAGATCATCCTGCAGCGCCTGCGCGACGCCGAGGACGACAACGTCCTTGGCCAGTTCAAGGGCCGCGAAGGCGAGCTGGTGGCCGGAACCATCCAGCAGGGCAACAACCCGCACATGATCCAGGTCAACCTCGGCACCGTCGAGGCGCTGCTTCCGCCGCCCGAGCAGGTACCGGGCGAAAAGTACATCCACGGCAACCGCCTCCGCGCCTTCGTGATCGATGTGCACCGCGGCACCAAGGGCCCGTCCATCACGCTTTCCCGCTCGCACCCCGGCCTGGTCCGGAAGCTCTTCGAAATGGAGGTCCCGGAAATCGCGGACCGTTCCGTCGAGATCGTGGCGCTGGCCCGCGAAGCCGGTCACCGCACCAAGATTGCGGTCAAGGCCAACGCCTCAGGCATCAATGCCAAGGGTGCCTGCATCGGCGAAATGGGCTCCCGTGTCCGGGCTGTCATGACAGAGTTGAACGACGAGAAGATCGACATCGTCGACTACAGCGACGATCCCGCAACCTTCATCGCCAGCGCACTGTCGCCGTCGAGAGTGAACTCGGTCACCATCACGGACGAAGCCACCCGCTCCGCCCGCGTCGTCGTTCCGGACTACCAGCTGTCCCTCGCGATCGGCAAGGAAGGCCAGAACGCACGGCTCGCCGCCAAGCTCACCGGCTGGCGGATCGACATTGTCTCCGACGCCGCGGTGGCCCGCGACAGCTAG
- the rimP gene encoding ribosome maturation factor RimP: protein MTNAEATTSSDRTGTGKAEAAPAQNLEAQRLHALLEPAVHANRLYLEDVSIQVAGANRVVHVVVDLPQEETGGVTLDVIAEISKTLSDMLDDDPSTDARPYELEVSSPGVGRPLTEPRHWHRARGRMAKVNVLQGENVTGRIHSVDDGGVTLIPEIAVKKGMKPKQGEPVKIPFDRIRSGKVEIEFSHLDEAGLENANNGPSEEA, encoded by the coding sequence ATGACCAACGCAGAAGCCACGACTTCATCAGACCGGACCGGGACGGGGAAGGCTGAGGCCGCACCCGCACAGAATCTGGAGGCCCAGCGCCTGCACGCCCTCCTTGAACCCGCAGTGCACGCCAACCGCCTCTACCTTGAAGACGTCTCCATCCAGGTCGCCGGCGCCAACCGGGTGGTCCACGTTGTGGTGGACCTGCCTCAGGAAGAGACAGGCGGCGTAACCCTGGACGTCATCGCCGAGATCTCCAAGACCCTGTCCGACATGCTGGACGACGATCCCAGCACCGATGCCCGCCCTTACGAACTTGAGGTTTCATCGCCCGGAGTCGGGCGCCCCCTGACCGAGCCGAGGCACTGGCACCGTGCCCGCGGTCGGATGGCCAAAGTCAACGTCCTGCAGGGCGAGAACGTCACCGGCAGGATCCACTCCGTGGATGACGGCGGCGTCACCCTCATCCCGGAAATCGCCGTGAAGAAGGGCATGAAGCCCAAACAGGGCGAGCCGGTCAAGATTCCTTTCGACAGGATCCGCAGTGGAAAAGTCGAGATAGAGTTCAGCCACCTCGATGAGGCCGGGCTGGAAAACGCAAATAATGGACCTTCTGAGGAGGCCTGA
- the rbfA gene encoding 30S ribosome-binding factor RbfA, whose protein sequence is MADPARAAKLAQRIKVVVAEALGRRVKDPRLEGVTVTDARVSNDLQHATIYYTVFGDEVAQADAAKGLEKAKGVLRQEVGRNITVRLTPTLEFVADQIPVVASNLEELLREAKKRDAEVAALAASAQHAGDPDPYKSDIPQDVDLDEDDFDEEDLDLGNADEVDEDSSK, encoded by the coding sequence ATGGCTGATCCCGCACGGGCTGCCAAGTTGGCGCAGCGGATTAAGGTTGTCGTTGCTGAGGCGTTGGGCCGGAGGGTCAAGGATCCGCGGCTGGAAGGCGTGACCGTGACCGACGCGCGCGTGAGCAACGATCTGCAGCACGCCACCATCTACTACACCGTGTTTGGCGACGAGGTGGCCCAGGCCGATGCGGCGAAGGGTCTGGAGAAGGCCAAGGGTGTGCTGCGCCAGGAAGTCGGCCGCAACATCACCGTCCGGCTGACGCCGACGCTGGAATTCGTCGCCGACCAGATCCCCGTTGTGGCCTCGAACCTCGAAGAACTCCTGCGGGAGGCGAAGAAGCGGGACGCCGAAGTGGCGGCCCTCGCGGCCAGCGCCCAGCATGCCGGGGACCCCGACCCGTACAAGAGCGACATCCCGCAGGATGTCGACCTGGATGAGGACGACTTCGACGAAGAGGACCTCGACCTTGGGAACGCCGACGAGGTCGACGAGGACAGCAGCAAGTAG
- a CDS encoding pyridoxal-dependent decarboxylase — protein MSAPEDRYSDALEAAVRHARQWLGSQETRRVGPGATASGLAAEFGGPLPAGGMPAAEVVEYLATKAEPGLMAMPSGRFFGWVIGGTLPAALAADWLVSAWDQNSGLRFATPATAAIEEAAGKWLLELLGLPEESGVGFATGATMANFTGLAAARWRLLADAGWDLDRDGLFGAPRIHCFVGQERHDTVDLGLRYLGLGRPTVVPADRQGRIDAAELDCALDRVALDASGPAPLLVCLQAGNLHSGAFDPFREAIAVAKAHGAWVHVDGAFGLWAAAVPELSALTAGLQLADSWGTDAHKTLNVPYDCGIAVVRDSSALRSAMGLHTSYLIQEAEGPADPFETVPELSRRARGVPVWAALKELGRDGVAAQVRTLVHRAAQLAEQLSAVDGVEVLNDVDYTQVSLAFGDDATTRAVTARIIADGRVWMSGSRWQERDILRISVSNWSTDDADVASAVGAVRDAVAAVHADTR, from the coding sequence ATGTCAGCACCTGAGGACCGTTACAGCGACGCCCTGGAGGCCGCAGTCCGGCACGCGCGCCAGTGGCTCGGGAGCCAGGAAACCCGCCGGGTCGGTCCGGGCGCCACCGCCTCCGGGCTCGCGGCGGAGTTCGGCGGACCACTTCCGGCGGGCGGCATGCCGGCCGCGGAGGTGGTCGAGTACCTGGCCACGAAGGCCGAACCCGGGCTGATGGCCATGCCGTCGGGACGGTTTTTTGGCTGGGTTATCGGCGGCACCCTCCCGGCCGCCCTTGCCGCGGACTGGCTGGTCAGTGCCTGGGACCAGAACTCCGGATTGCGCTTTGCCACTCCCGCGACCGCCGCCATAGAAGAGGCCGCTGGCAAGTGGCTGCTGGAACTGCTGGGGTTACCGGAGGAATCGGGCGTGGGTTTCGCCACCGGTGCCACGATGGCCAACTTCACTGGCCTCGCCGCGGCCCGGTGGCGCCTGCTGGCCGACGCCGGCTGGGACCTTGACCGTGACGGCCTGTTTGGCGCCCCCCGCATTCATTGTTTCGTGGGGCAGGAACGCCACGACACCGTGGACCTTGGTCTCCGGTACCTGGGGCTGGGACGGCCCACGGTGGTCCCCGCCGACCGGCAGGGCAGGATCGACGCCGCGGAACTCGACTGCGCCCTGGACCGGGTGGCGCTGGACGCATCCGGGCCGGCCCCGCTGCTGGTCTGCCTGCAGGCCGGGAACCTGCATTCCGGAGCGTTCGATCCGTTCCGGGAGGCTATCGCCGTCGCGAAGGCGCACGGGGCCTGGGTCCACGTGGATGGCGCGTTCGGGCTCTGGGCAGCAGCCGTGCCGGAGCTTTCTGCCCTGACCGCCGGGCTGCAGCTGGCGGACTCCTGGGGCACCGACGCGCACAAGACACTCAACGTCCCCTATGACTGCGGGATCGCAGTGGTCCGGGATTCCAGTGCGCTCCGTTCGGCCATGGGCCTGCACACCAGCTACCTCATCCAGGAGGCGGAGGGTCCCGCGGATCCGTTTGAGACCGTCCCGGAGCTGTCCCGCCGGGCCCGGGGCGTGCCGGTGTGGGCGGCCCTAAAGGAGCTCGGCCGGGACGGGGTCGCCGCGCAGGTCCGGACGCTCGTGCACCGCGCCGCGCAGCTGGCCGAACAGCTGTCGGCGGTGGACGGCGTTGAGGTGCTGAACGACGTCGACTACACGCAGGTCTCGCTGGCCTTTGGCGACGACGCCACGACGCGAGCGGTCACTGCACGGATCATCGCCGACGGGCGGGTCTGGATGTCCGGTTCCCGCTGGCAGGAACGGGACATCCTGCGGATCTCGGTCAGCAACTGGAGCACGGACGACGCCGATGTGGCGTCCGCGGTCGGCGCGGTCCGGGACGCCGTGGCGGCAGTCCACGCGGACACCCGCTAG
- a CDS encoding VIT family protein: MDSTDAPALHQNEPHRNDLAHRLNWLRAGVLGANDGIVSVAAIVVGVAGVTTESGPILIAGTAGVVGGAISMALGEYVSVSSQKDSQQALIDKERLELLEQPEEELEELAAIYQGKGLSADTARTVAMELTAHDALGAHLSAELNIDETDIVSPWHAAFASAIAFLAGAVLPMLAILLPPENIRVPLTFVAVLVALAATGALGAWIGGSSRLKAAVRVVVGGALALAATFLIGNLLGASGVGIG, from the coding sequence ATGGACAGCACGGACGCACCCGCCCTTCACCAGAACGAGCCGCACCGTAACGACCTCGCGCACCGCCTCAACTGGCTGCGTGCCGGCGTGCTGGGCGCCAACGACGGGATCGTCTCCGTCGCCGCGATCGTTGTCGGCGTCGCTGGTGTCACCACGGAGTCCGGCCCGATCCTGATCGCCGGTACCGCGGGCGTGGTGGGCGGGGCGATCTCCATGGCCCTGGGCGAATACGTCTCGGTCAGCAGCCAGAAGGACAGCCAGCAGGCGCTGATCGACAAGGAAAGGCTGGAACTGCTGGAGCAGCCCGAGGAAGAGCTGGAGGAGCTCGCCGCTATCTACCAGGGCAAGGGACTCAGTGCGGATACAGCCCGCACGGTTGCGATGGAACTCACCGCCCATGACGCCCTCGGCGCGCATCTCTCCGCGGAGCTCAACATCGACGAGACGGACATTGTCAGCCCCTGGCATGCCGCGTTTGCGTCCGCCATCGCCTTCCTGGCCGGAGCGGTCCTGCCCATGCTGGCCATCCTGCTGCCGCCGGAGAACATCCGGGTGCCGCTGACCTTCGTGGCCGTGCTCGTGGCCCTGGCCGCGACGGGGGCACTCGGCGCCTGGATTGGCGGGAGTTCGCGGCTCAAGGCGGCCGTCCGCGTGGTGGTGGGCGGCGCCCTGGCACTGGCCGCGACCTTCCTGATCGGCAACCTGCTCGGCGCAAGCGGCGTAGGCATCGGCTGA
- a CDS encoding YlxR family protein, which yields MSACPQHPASARLGVSYRTPGPGRLEDRAGRQVQQEDTRNVAQVQHLENQPQRTCIGCRQKGPRSELLRLVSGGSGSSAVVVDERRRMAGRGAWLHPSEKCLALAVKRRAFGRALNGATGTADVERRIMAGTKAVDTPVAAATTVQPESGSEN from the coding sequence GTGTCCGCGTGCCCTCAGCATCCGGCTTCAGCTCGCCTAGGTGTCAGTTACAGGACGCCCGGGCCGGGCCGGCTGGAAGACCGGGCAGGCAGGCAGGTACAGCAGGAAGATACTCGAAACGTGGCACAAGTGCAGCACCTCGAGAATCAACCGCAACGGACCTGCATCGGATGCCGGCAAAAGGGCCCGCGGTCTGAGCTACTCCGGCTCGTCTCCGGCGGCAGCGGTTCATCCGCCGTCGTAGTGGATGAACGACGCCGGATGGCTGGCCGGGGTGCATGGCTGCACCCCAGCGAAAAGTGCCTGGCACTGGCGGTCAAACGTCGGGCGTTCGGACGCGCCCTCAACGGCGCAACCGGCACAGCCGACGTCGAACGCCGGATTATGGCAGGCACGAAAGCCGTGGACACTCCGGTGGCCGCAGCGACAACCGTCCAACCTGAAAGCGGGTCAGAAAACTGA